A region from the Candidatus Tenderia electrophaga genome encodes:
- a CDS encoding NAD synthetase (NH(3)-dependent; catalyzes the formation of nicotinamide adenine dinucleotide (NAD) from nicotinic acid adenine dinucleotide (NAAD) using either ammonia or glutamine as the amide donor and ATP; ammonia-utilizing enzymes include the ones from Bacillus and Escherichia coli while glutamine-utilizing enzymes include the Mycobacterial one; forms homodimers) has protein sequence MVNRLRIAIAQQNFMVGDIPANVAKVIHTAERARDALQADLVLFPELTLTGYPPEDLLLRPGLQKRVQEGLEMLKSVTGIGMVVGYPEVAGEYQYNSAALIASGGIQAVYRKQHLPNYSVFDEKRYFEPGEGACVFEIKGVKLALSICEDLWQPGVMARAAAAGAQVMLNLNASPFHINKWQEREAAMRARLAEAAMPIVYCNLVGGQDELVFDGQSFVMAADGTVTQRAESCVEGLYVAELESGEQVKPVPATMVEPLPVEAAVYEVLVLGTRDYIEKNGFRGVVIGLSGGIDSALTLAIAVDAIGPERVEGVRMPSRFTADMSLDDAEAEAQALGVECHTIAIEPAFEAFLELLKDEFAGKPWDTTEENIQARCRGIILMAVSNKKRKIVLTTGNKSEMSVGYCTLYGDMAGGYAPIKDVPKTLVYRLAEYRNTISQVIPQRVIDRPPSAELAPDQRDSDSLPPYDILDPILEKYIEADQSIEDIVAQGFDEADVSRVAHLVIRNEYKRRQAPPGVRISRKAFGRDRRYPITSGYK, from the coding sequence TCGCCAAAGTCATCCACACTGCCGAGCGCGCCCGCGACGCGCTGCAGGCCGACCTGGTGCTGTTTCCAGAACTGACCTTGACCGGCTATCCGCCCGAAGACCTGCTGTTGCGTCCCGGTCTGCAAAAGCGGGTGCAAGAGGGGTTGGAGATGCTCAAGTCGGTGACCGGCATCGGCATGGTGGTGGGCTATCCCGAAGTGGCGGGTGAGTACCAATACAACAGCGCCGCCTTGATTGCCTCGGGTGGGATCCAGGCGGTCTATCGTAAACAGCACCTGCCTAATTACAGCGTCTTCGACGAGAAGCGTTATTTCGAGCCGGGTGAGGGCGCCTGCGTGTTCGAGATCAAAGGGGTCAAGCTGGCCCTGTCCATCTGCGAGGATCTGTGGCAGCCCGGAGTGATGGCCCGGGCCGCCGCCGCCGGGGCACAGGTGATGCTCAATCTCAATGCATCGCCCTTTCATATCAATAAATGGCAGGAGCGTGAGGCGGCCATGCGTGCGCGGCTGGCCGAGGCCGCCATGCCCATCGTCTATTGCAACCTGGTGGGCGGCCAGGACGAGTTGGTCTTCGATGGCCAGTCATTCGTGATGGCCGCCGACGGTACGGTGACCCAGCGCGCCGAAAGCTGTGTCGAGGGCCTGTACGTGGCTGAGCTGGAATCAGGCGAACAGGTCAAGCCTGTGCCCGCGACCATGGTCGAGCCCCTGCCAGTAGAGGCCGCCGTGTATGAGGTGCTGGTGTTGGGTACGCGCGATTATATCGAGAAAAACGGTTTTCGCGGCGTGGTCATCGGCCTGTCCGGTGGCATCGATTCCGCATTGACCCTGGCCATCGCCGTGGATGCCATCGGCCCCGAGCGGGTCGAAGGGGTGCGTATGCCGTCGCGCTTCACCGCCGATATGAGCCTGGACGATGCCGAGGCCGAGGCCCAAGCCTTGGGTGTGGAGTGTCACACCATCGCCATCGAGCCGGCCTTCGAGGCCTTTCTGGAATTGCTCAAAGATGAATTCGCCGGCAAGCCCTGGGACACCACTGAGGAGAACATCCAGGCCCGTTGCCGCGGCATCATTCTGATGGCGGTCTCCAACAAGAAACGCAAGATCGTGCTCACCACCGGTAATAAGAGCGAGATGTCGGTGGGGTATTGCACCCTCTACGGCGACATGGCCGGCGGCTACGCGCCCATCAAGGACGTACCCAAGACCCTGGTCTACCGGCTGGCCGAGTATCGCAATACCATTTCTCAGGTGATTCCGCAGCGCGTCATCGACCGGCCGCCCTCGGCCGAGCTGGCGCCAGACCAGCGGGACAGCGACAGCCTGCCGCCCTATGACATCCTCGATCCGATCCTGGAAAAATACATCGAAGCGGATCAGTCCATCGAAGACATCGTGGCTCAGGGTTTCGACGAGGCTGACGTCAGCCGGGTTGCCCACTTGGTGATCCGCAATGAATACAAACGGCGTCAGGCGCCGCCCGGCGTACGCATCAGCCGCAAGGCCTTCGGCCGTGATCGCCGTTATCCCATCACCTCCGGATACAAATAG
- a CDS encoding transcriptional regulator (indirectly regulates nitrogen metabolism; at high nitrogen levels P-II prevents the phosphorylation of NR-I, the transcriptional activator of the glutamine synthetase gene (glnA); at low nitrogen levels P-II is uridylylated to form PII-UMP and interacts with an adenylyltransferase (GlnE) that activates GlnA): MKKIEAIIKPFKLDDVREALSEIGVTGMTVLEVKGFGRQKGHTELYRGAEYVVDFLPKVKIEAVVAEDQVERCVEVIAGAARTGKIGDGKIFITPVERVVRIRTGEEDESAI; encoded by the coding sequence ATGAAAAAAATCGAAGCAATTATCAAGCCTTTCAAATTGGACGATGTGCGCGAGGCGCTGTCCGAGATCGGCGTCACCGGCATGACCGTCCTCGAGGTCAAGGGCTTTGGGCGCCAGAAGGGGCATACCGAACTTTACCGCGGCGCCGAATACGTGGTGGATTTTCTGCCCAAGGTCAAGATCGAGGCCGTGGTGGCGGAAGACCAGGTGGAGCGCTGTGTGGAGGTGATCGCCGGCGCCGCCCGCACCGGCAAGATCGGCGACGGCAAGATCTTCATCACGCCGGTTGAACGTGTTGTCCGTATCCGCACCGGGGAAGAAGACGAATCGGCGATCTAA